CTGCTCAACATTGTTGTAGTCCAGCACACGCGTGTGTTTCGCAAAATCTTCCGGCACACCGGCAGAAGTGGGGTTTCCAAAGGTCAGCAGACCAGAACCTGCCTTCACCAACAGGCTGTCGGCATGGCCGTGGTAACAACCCTCGAACTTCACAATGGTGTCACGGCCAGTGAATCCACGGGCAAGGCGAATGGCACTCATCGTGGCTTCGGTGCCGGAACTGACCAAACGCACCTGTTCCATTGAGGGCAGCATCTCACAAAGCGTTTCTGCCATCACGATTTCACCCTCTGTGGGCGCGCCGAAGCTCAAGCCACCCACCGCCGCGTCCTGCACGGCCTTGATCACTTCCGGGTGGGCATGGCCCAACACCGCAGGACCCCAGGAACCAATGTAGTCAATGTAACGCTTGTCATCCGCATCCCACACATAAGGGCCATTGGCGCGTTTGAAAAAACGGGGCGTACCGCCCACGGAGCGAAATGCGCGTACGGGTGAATTCACGCCACCAGGAATTGTTTTTTGTGCGCGCTCAAACAGCACTTCATTTTGACTGACCACTACACCACTCATTGTAAAAACTCCAAATTGCTTAATGTTCTGCATTCACTGCATCGACCCACTGCTGCGCTGCACTGCAAACCTGCGCCGCATCGGGTTCCATTCCAAACAAACCATTCACCACTGCGACTGCGTTGGCACCCGCAGAAATCAGTTCGGGCACGCGGTCCAGTGTAATGCCGCCAATTGCCACTGTGGGCACACCCAAAGTACGCGCCTTCGACAACAAATCCAGCTCGGCTTTCACTGCATTTGGCTTGGTTCCGCTGGGGTACATGGCACCGAAAGCCACATAACTTGCGCCATCCAGCACGGCAAGATCTGCCAGTTCAAACTGATTGTAACAAGAAGCGCCGACAACCCACTTCGAACCCAGGCGGCTACGTGCCTGCGCAACGGGCTCATCGGTTTTACCAAGGTGCACACCAACGATGGCTGCGCCTTTAAAATGCGCAAACGCTTCA
The nucleotide sequence above comes from Limnobacter thiooxidans. Encoded proteins:
- the thiE gene encoding thiamine phosphate synthase translates to MNTSELIHGVYAITPERSALWTPDAIVDCVAAALEGGVRLFQCRQKNWQPDELIEFVGQLNALCEKFDAALILNDVSSEAFAHFKGAAIVGVHLGKTDEPVAQARSRLGSKWVVGASCYNQFELADLAVLDGASYVAFGAMYPSGTKPNAVKAELDLLSKARTLGVPTVAIGGITLDRVPELISAGANAVAVVNGLFGMEPDAAQVCSAAQQWVDAVNAEH